One region of Terriglobia bacterium genomic DNA includes:
- a CDS encoding alpha-amylase, producing the protein MSLAVSAPVLRRDEAAPANAPQLLPLSKLGPREVSPGMMTFGMFLPWVSAADGYRVVLKILHENDQFLQDIRSKEFTLSHSLDPDYGDFWSTPSPISIDPSGRTHFQSSWGNKGTYVYRYQIFRGNDPNPIDWIIDPYAREFGVGKMSAFTLGYEDYVWSADEAKWKTPKLNDLVVYELMINEFGGSIDGAISHLRYLADLGVNCIEVMPVANVAETVQWGYMPIGYFGVDDRFGNRKDFQKLVDVAHQNGIAVILDSVYGHTGDDFPYKYLYDQLKFRENPFMGPFAKDMFGASTDFNRKITQDFFFTVNNHWLDVYHADGFRYDCVPNYWDGPMGNGYAALTYFTYQSAKAKLAAGPGYWQRFANNDSINLIQCAEQLDAPVEVLNQSYSTCTWQDGTFGAASDLAKGSVANPPNWDNITRLGMAWGLQGFPTSVTVNGDTIPKTAFQHIENHDHSRFICNFGLDPNHGDDLFAEGNRELWYKLQPYIIGQAACKGIPLLWQGQEFGEDHKIPTDGVGRVLLFRPVRWDYFYDDHGQSLIRLFRKVLALRNKSEHFRSGDHFFYNDWDKYQSKGLMLFSRSNGDSFSLIALNFSDQYQNVPFWFPKDGNYVEELHGQDNKNNVKAGTEQTLVLPSNYGRIWTLS; encoded by the coding sequence ATGTCGTTAGCAGTATCAGCACCCGTTCTGCGGCGGGACGAAGCAGCACCCGCCAACGCTCCCCAGCTACTACCCCTTAGCAAACTTGGACCTCGTGAAGTTTCCCCCGGAATGATGACATTTGGCATGTTTCTGCCATGGGTCTCCGCCGCCGACGGCTACCGAGTGGTCCTGAAAATCCTGCATGAGAATGATCAGTTCCTTCAGGACATAAGATCAAAAGAGTTTACGCTCAGTCATTCTCTCGATCCTGATTACGGAGATTTCTGGTCAACTCCCTCCCCGATCTCCATTGATCCATCCGGAAGAACGCATTTTCAGTCATCCTGGGGCAACAAGGGAACCTACGTTTATCGCTACCAGATCTTCCGCGGTAACGATCCCAATCCCATCGATTGGATCATTGATCCCTACGCTCGTGAGTTTGGAGTGGGCAAGATGTCCGCCTTTACTCTTGGATATGAGGACTATGTCTGGAGCGCGGATGAAGCCAAATGGAAAACGCCCAAGCTCAATGACCTGGTGGTCTATGAACTGATGATCAACGAGTTTGGAGGCAGCATTGATGGAGCTATTTCACATCTGCGCTACCTCGCGGACCTGGGCGTCAACTGCATTGAGGTCATGCCTGTGGCCAACGTCGCGGAGACGGTGCAATGGGGATACATGCCGATCGGCTACTTCGGCGTGGATGATCGCTTCGGTAACCGGAAAGATTTCCAGAAACTGGTAGACGTCGCGCACCAGAACGGAATCGCCGTGATCCTGGATTCAGTCTATGGCCACACCGGAGACGATTTCCCATACAAGTATCTTTATGACCAGCTCAAGTTTCGTGAGAACCCGTTCATGGGCCCTTTCGCCAAGGACATGTTCGGCGCCAGCACGGATTTCAATCGCAAGATCACGCAGGATTTCTTCTTCACAGTGAACAACCACTGGCTGGATGTCTACCACGCCGATGGCTTCCGCTATGACTGTGTGCCCAACTACTGGGACGGCCCAATGGGAAACGGTTACGCCGCTCTGACCTACTTCACATATCAAAGCGCTAAAGCAAAGCTCGCGGCGGGCCCAGGTTACTGGCAGCGATTCGCCAATAATGATTCCATCAACCTCATCCAGTGTGCCGAGCAGTTGGATGCGCCGGTAGAGGTACTGAATCAGTCATACAGCACTTGCACATGGCAGGACGGGACCTTTGGCGCCGCCAGCGATCTGGCGAAGGGCTCCGTAGCCAATCCGCCAAACTGGGACAACATCACAAGACTGGGCATGGCGTGGGGCCTGCAGGGATTTCCCACAAGTGTGACCGTGAACGGCGACACGATTCCGAAGACGGCCTTCCAGCACATTGAGAACCATGATCACTCACGATTCATCTGTAACTTTGGCCTTGACCCGAACCACGGTGATGACCTGTTTGCTGAGGGAAATCGCGAACTGTGGTACAAGCTCCAGCCCTACATTATTGGGCAGGCGGCGTGCAAAGGCATACCTCTGCTCTGGCAGGGACAGGAGTTTGGAGAAGACCACAAAATTCCCACGGACGGCGTTGGCCGCGTGCTGCTCTTCCGCCCCGTTCGCTGGGACTACTTCTATGACGATCACGGCCAGTCGTTGATCAGGCTGTTCCGCAAGGTGCTGGCGCTACGCAACAAGAGCGAGCACTTCCGGTCAGGCGACCATTTTTTCTATAACGATTGGGACAAGTATCAGTCGAAAGGGCTCATGCTGTTTTCCCGCTCCAATGGAGACAGCTTTAGCCTGATCGCGCTGAATTTCTCTGACCAGTACCAGAACGTGCCTTTCTGGTTCCCCAAAGACGGAAATTATGTGGAAGAACTGCATGGCCAGGACAACAAAAACAACGTGAAGGCAGGTACGGAGCAAACGTTGGTTTTGCCCAGCAATTACGGGCGAATCTGGACATTATCCTGA
- a CDS encoding PAS domain S-box protein: protein MERTINPQLVGTWEWNPADETSHLSPELYRIFGTDAADPAHVQKWASRVYPADWRKVQQGMKEGAETGNMEFEYRYQNPETGLRWLYCKGATLRDGSRMFGVVIDVTSAKLAEDASRRSEEHYRAIVETTPECVKVVDRNGTLLHMNSAGLNMVGAESADAIIGKNVYNLIAPGDRERFREFNERICRGEKGSLEFDLVGIHGVRRRMQTHAAPLKNADGSIVQLAVARDITKRDEAEKAQRRLAAIIESSEDAIASKDLNGIITSWNRSAERLFGYTAQEIVGQPVTLIIPPELHGDEPTILGKIRAGERIEHFQTVRVHKNGQLIHVSLTVSPVKDDKGKIVGAAKIVRDITRHKKLEEAALRLAAIVESSDDAIASKDLNGIITSWNRSAEKLFGYKAEEIVGKPVTTIIPPELHHDEIMILSKIRRGEKIDHFETIRLHKNGERIEVSLTISPIKDDNGNVVGAAKIIRNITETNKIERALRTTEKLAAAGRMAATVAHEINNPLEAVTNLVYLAKRDLSKSDRVAGYLELASRELDRVAHITRQTLGFYRDTSSPVKLNVTETLDDLLLLYEKRFESRHITVIKQYDKDLEITALAGEIRQAFSNLITNAIDAMPEGGKLVLRVSKSHAWSGSHLHGVRITVLDTGSGIEPRHRKNIFQPFFTTKADVGTGLGLWITRGIVEKHRGGIQMKSRTGEQSHGTTFSIFLPREYAAGNPDTSSTEGQRNTLISAGGPA from the coding sequence ATGGAACGCACCATAAACCCGCAACTTGTAGGGACGTGGGAGTGGAACCCCGCGGATGAAACCAGCCATCTTTCCCCTGAACTTTATCGTATCTTCGGCACGGATGCCGCCGATCCTGCCCATGTACAGAAGTGGGCTTCGCGCGTCTATCCCGCCGACTGGCGAAAAGTGCAGCAAGGCATGAAAGAGGGCGCGGAAACGGGAAACATGGAATTTGAGTACCGCTATCAGAATCCTGAGACAGGATTACGGTGGCTGTACTGCAAAGGCGCGACGCTGCGCGATGGCTCGCGAATGTTTGGCGTGGTCATTGACGTCACGTCGGCCAAGCTGGCGGAGGACGCATCGCGGCGGAGCGAAGAACACTACCGTGCGATTGTTGAGACAACGCCGGAATGCGTGAAAGTTGTTGACCGCAACGGCACACTGCTGCACATGAACTCCGCTGGATTAAATATGGTGGGCGCGGAGAGCGCTGACGCCATCATAGGCAAGAACGTTTACAACCTGATAGCTCCTGGAGACCGGGAACGGTTTCGTGAGTTCAATGAAAGAATCTGCCGGGGCGAAAAAGGCTCGCTTGAATTTGACCTTGTGGGAATTCACGGTGTGCGGCGGCGCATGCAAACACACGCCGCTCCGCTCAAGAATGCCGACGGAAGCATCGTGCAGCTTGCCGTAGCGCGTGACATCACAAAGCGCGATGAAGCTGAGAAAGCACAGCGCCGTCTGGCGGCGATCATTGAATCTTCTGAGGACGCAATTGCCAGCAAGGACCTGAACGGAATCATCACCAGCTGGAACCGAAGCGCGGAGCGGCTGTTTGGATACACTGCGCAAGAAATCGTTGGCCAGCCTGTAACGCTGATCATCCCTCCTGAACTGCATGGTGACGAGCCCACGATCCTGGGAAAGATCAGGGCCGGTGAGCGCATTGAACATTTTCAGACCGTGCGCGTGCACAAGAACGGACAGCTGATCCATGTGTCCCTGACAGTTTCGCCCGTAAAGGACGACAAGGGAAAAATCGTCGGCGCGGCCAAGATTGTCCGGGACATTACACGGCACAAAAAGCTTGAAGAAGCCGCGCTTCGTCTGGCCGCAATCGTTGAATCTTCTGACGATGCTATTGCCAGCAAGGACCTGAACGGAATTATTACCAGCTGGAACCGCAGCGCTGAAAAATTGTTCGGTTACAAGGCTGAAGAAATTGTCGGAAAGCCGGTCACCACGATCATTCCTCCGGAATTGCATCACGACGAAATCATGATCCTGAGCAAAATACGCCGCGGTGAAAAAATCGACCACTTTGAGACCATACGTCTGCACAAGAACGGCGAGAGAATTGAAGTATCGCTGACTATCTCGCCCATAAAGGACGATAACGGGAACGTGGTTGGCGCCGCTAAGATCATTCGCAATATCACAGAGACCAATAAGATCGAGCGCGCGCTCCGGACCACGGAAAAACTTGCTGCCGCCGGACGTATGGCCGCAACCGTTGCCCATGAAATCAATAACCCCCTTGAAGCCGTAACGAACCTGGTTTACCTGGCTAAACGTGACCTCTCTAAGAGCGACCGCGTTGCGGGATACCTGGAGCTGGCCAGCCGCGAGCTTGATCGCGTGGCCCATATCACGCGCCAGACGCTTGGGTTTTATCGCGACACTTCTTCACCCGTAAAGCTCAACGTTACTGAAACGCTCGACGATCTGCTGCTGCTCTATGAAAAACGGTTTGAATCGCGGCACATCACGGTCATCAAGCAATATGACAAGGACCTTGAGATCACGGCGCTCGCCGGAGAAATCCGGCAGGCATTTTCAAACCTGATCACCAACGCCATCGATGCCATGCCTGAAGGCGGAAAGCTCGTCCTGCGCGTCTCAAAATCACATGCGTGGAGCGGCTCGCACCTTCACGGAGTTCGCATCACCGTTCTCGATACCGGCAGCGGCATCGAACCAAGGCACAGAAAAAACATCTTCCAGCCATTTTTCACCACAAAAGCGGACGTCGGCACCGGCCTTGGCTTGTGGATCACGCGCGGCATTGTTGAGAAGCATCGTGGCGGCATCCAGATGAAAAGCAGAACAGGAGAACAAAGCCACGGTACAACGTTCTCAATTTTTCTGCCCAGGGAATACGCGGCCGGCAACCCGGACACAAGCTCCACGGAAGGCCAACGCAACACGCTGATTTCCGCCGGAGGCCCCGCCTAG
- a CDS encoding AAA family ATPase yields the protein MAIREIHVTGYRSVRSLRLHLSQINVLTGANATGKTNLYNSVFLLAKAAAGGFAQVIAEEGGMASVLWAGARKSRSMGTIRMEGVRMSLGIKTDTFSYELICGLPKQSSGEKSAFSLDPEVKEERVWMDAPHGLKVTFFERSPKGAWILDNDERLADYSGELLPTESVLSQLREPHLYPELSSLRTEMSRWRFYHHFRTDAESPLRHPQVGVRTPVLAHDGRDLAAALQTINEVGQSQDLHEAIRQAFPGASLEIEHDEDNGMFAVLLRMPGLRRPLRARELSDGTLRYLCLLAALLSPHPPSLLALNEPETSLHPDLLEPLAKQLVNAAKYSQLWVVTHSQRLAELVEKFSGEAPIRLELVGGETRVMGQRTLEESEEEAG from the coding sequence GTGGCCATACGTGAAATTCATGTAACCGGATACCGCTCTGTACGCAGTCTGCGCCTGCACCTGAGCCAGATCAACGTGTTGACCGGCGCCAACGCTACCGGCAAGACCAACCTTTATAACTCCGTTTTTCTGCTGGCCAAGGCGGCCGCGGGAGGCTTTGCCCAGGTGATTGCTGAAGAAGGCGGCATGGCTTCGGTCTTGTGGGCCGGTGCGCGCAAGAGCCGCTCTATGGGGACTATCCGCATGGAAGGCGTGCGCATGTCTCTGGGCATCAAGACAGACACGTTTTCTTACGAACTGATCTGCGGCTTGCCCAAGCAGAGTTCGGGAGAGAAGTCGGCATTTTCACTCGATCCGGAAGTTAAGGAAGAGCGCGTATGGATGGATGCGCCTCATGGACTCAAAGTCACGTTCTTTGAGCGCTCGCCCAAGGGCGCATGGATCCTGGATAACGATGAGCGGCTGGCTGACTATTCCGGAGAACTGCTGCCTACCGAGTCAGTGCTTTCGCAACTGCGCGAGCCGCATCTTTATCCTGAACTCTCTTCACTGCGCACGGAGATGAGCCGATGGCGCTTCTATCATCACTTCCGCACGGACGCGGAATCTCCTCTGCGACATCCTCAGGTGGGCGTGCGCACGCCAGTGCTGGCGCATGACGGACGCGATCTCGCTGCGGCGCTCCAGACCATCAATGAAGTTGGGCAGTCGCAGGATTTGCATGAGGCAATCCGGCAGGCATTTCCCGGCGCATCACTTGAGATCGAACACGATGAAGACAATGGAATGTTTGCCGTGCTGCTGCGCATGCCGGGACTGCGGCGTCCGTTGCGCGCGCGCGAACTTTCTGACGGCACGCTGCGTTATCTGTGCCTGCTTGCCGCGCTGTTAAGTCCACATCCGCCGTCATTGCTGGCGTTGAACGAGCCGGAGACGAGCTTGCATCCTGACTTGCTGGAGCCGTTAGCGAAGCAATTGGTCAACGCGGCGAAATATTCGCAGCTCTGGGTGGTCACGCATTCGCAGAGGCTGGCGGAGTTGGTGGAAAAATTTTCCGGGGAAGCGCCCATCAGGCTGGAGCTAGTCGGCGGAGAAACGCGCGTGATGGGCCAGAGGACTCTCGAAGAGAGTGAAGAAGAGGCGGGATAG
- a CDS encoding radical SAM protein: MRVHLVNPSDTSFGTAVITPRWLYVLAAATPSSYGDPVICDETLDRLDPLTIAPGDVVGIGVHTGNALRGYELGRIARERGATVIFGGIHPTLYSEEPFERGGAHAVVKGDGDQAWPNALRDSDNDALKKIYEGGRVGAEQFKSARWDLLPQGRYMWASVQTVRGCPKHCSFCSVWRTDGQKPRQRASDTVIQEIVELRRLGYRYIALADDNFYPVSLTDIRLAERQNNQHRVAELKAIRSERFELMSRLAQLPQDMVFFTQITMEAAEDPQFLDAMHAAHIKGALVGVEAVTPEGLKDVYKDFNFSGEELVRRLQEFKNHNIHILGSFIFGLPSDRQITFEATLNLAQRAGVTFAQFVMLTPFPGTVDFEKWEKTQPDSARVLDIPLSRFWLIPSQFRPKMFMEHPVMSCDEIRTRTQGVWDRFYSFQSIWKRSSCTPNFKSRLAFVFVSKLYRQMYAGTGISTDSARRNRSSFCARLLAKPCRRLFSSRPMPELQVPPAAVSLPKVEAIA; this comes from the coding sequence ATGAGAGTGCATTTAGTGAATCCGAGCGATACTTCGTTCGGAACAGCAGTGATTACCCCCCGCTGGCTGTACGTCCTGGCAGCAGCTACCCCATCTTCTTACGGTGACCCGGTCATTTGCGACGAAACACTGGATCGGCTTGATCCTCTCACCATCGCCCCCGGCGACGTGGTTGGCATTGGCGTTCACACAGGAAACGCCTTGCGTGGCTATGAACTGGGGCGCATAGCCCGTGAGCGCGGCGCTACTGTTATCTTCGGGGGCATCCATCCCACGCTTTACTCAGAAGAGCCCTTTGAAAGAGGGGGCGCTCACGCGGTGGTAAAAGGCGATGGTGATCAGGCCTGGCCAAACGCTTTGAGGGACTCCGACAACGACGCTCTTAAAAAGATTTATGAAGGCGGAAGGGTCGGAGCCGAACAGTTCAAATCTGCCCGCTGGGACCTGCTGCCGCAGGGCCGTTACATGTGGGCCTCCGTGCAAACGGTGCGCGGCTGCCCCAAACATTGCTCCTTCTGCTCCGTCTGGCGCACGGATGGGCAAAAGCCCCGGCAGCGCGCCTCTGACACAGTGATTCAGGAAATCGTGGAGCTGCGCCGGCTGGGCTACCGTTACATCGCACTGGCCGATGACAATTTTTATCCGGTATCGCTTACGGATATCCGCCTGGCAGAACGGCAGAACAACCAACATCGTGTAGCTGAGCTCAAGGCAATCCGCAGTGAGCGGTTTGAGTTGATGTCACGGCTGGCCCAGCTACCCCAAGACATGGTCTTTTTTACTCAGATCACCATGGAAGCCGCCGAAGATCCGCAGTTTCTTGACGCGATGCACGCCGCCCATATCAAAGGCGCTCTGGTGGGCGTGGAGGCTGTGACTCCGGAAGGCCTTAAAGACGTGTACAAAGATTTTAACTTCTCCGGAGAAGAGTTGGTCCGACGGCTGCAAGAGTTCAAGAACCACAACATACATATTCTCGGCTCGTTCATTTTTGGACTTCCCTCTGACCGGCAGATCACATTTGAAGCCACTCTGAATCTGGCGCAACGTGCAGGCGTGACTTTTGCGCAATTTGTCATGCTCACGCCTTTTCCCGGAACGGTGGACTTTGAGAAATGGGAAAAAACGCAGCCAGACAGCGCGCGTGTGCTGGACATCCCTCTCAGCCGGTTCTGGCTAATTCCCTCCCAATTTCGCCCGAAAATGTTCATGGAGCATCCAGTGATGAGCTGCGATGAAATCCGCACGCGGACACAGGGCGTATGGGACAGGTTTTACAGCTTCCAATCCATCTGGAAGAGGTCCAGCTGTACGCCTAACTTCAAATCACGGCTGGCGTTCGTTTTTGTTTCCAAGCTGTACCGGCAGATGTATGCGGGAACGGGCATCTCAACGGACAGTGCGCGGCGCAACAGGTCAAGCTTCTGTGCCCGATTGCTAGCAAAACCTTGTCGCAGGCTTTTCAGTTCCAGGCCCATGCCGGAGTTACAGGTTCCACCGGCTGCGGTGTCACTGCCAAAAGTTGAGGCAATAGCGTAA
- a CDS encoding dienelactone hydrolase family protein yields the protein MATFTSDGKPIRIDHYPPSRDGSSPAVILIHGSGGPLHGLDPFASQAAMFGVHVFVLHYFERTGHNWVAPSQIESHFLEWLETVKDAVSFATSQTGVDANKIGLLGFSLGAFLSLALATQDSRIAAVAELFGGLPEPFTKNAGNLPPVLILHGAQDTTVPIDRAHELERILQQHKIPYQIKIYPDQGHVFRGLAQLDAMGRVAQFFRDYLLKAA from the coding sequence ATGGCCACATTCACCAGTGACGGCAAGCCAATCCGCATTGATCACTATCCGCCTAGCCGCGACGGCAGTAGTCCGGCAGTGATTCTCATTCATGGCTCTGGCGGGCCGCTGCATGGCCTTGATCCTTTTGCCAGCCAGGCAGCGATGTTCGGCGTGCACGTATTTGTGCTGCACTATTTTGAGCGCACCGGCCATAACTGGGTCGCGCCCAGCCAGATTGAGTCGCACTTTCTTGAGTGGCTTGAAACTGTTAAAGACGCCGTCAGCTTTGCTACCAGTCAAACCGGCGTAGACGCAAACAAAATCGGTCTGCTGGGCTTTTCACTGGGGGCGTTTCTCTCACTGGCACTGGCCACGCAGGACTCCCGGATCGCCGCCGTGGCAGAACTATTTGGCGGTCTGCCGGAGCCATTCACAAAGAATGCCGGCAATCTTCCGCCGGTGCTAATTCTCCACGGAGCCCAGGACACCACCGTGCCGATTGATCGCGCACATGAACTTGAGCGCATTCTGCAGCAGCATAAAATTCCCTATCAGATTAAAATCTATCCTGACCAGGGACATGTGTTCCGGGGCCTGGCACAACTGGACGCCATGGGGCGCGTAGCGCAATTCTTCAGGGACTACCTTCTTAAAGCTGCATAA
- a CDS encoding hydrolase, producing MVTAPIDTAPYSEAARRMLRPEDCALAVIDIQEKLLPPIFEKERLVRNAQLLVRLADILSLPIVVSTQYEKGLGKTVDEISSLLPDMRPVDKLEFGCFGNGEYCSQVGKLGNRTTLLLCGMESHICVTQTAIGALNQGLNVHVAADAVSSRTELNWKLGLNRMQAAGAVLSSTEMMIYELLGKSGTPAFKEMLKHLK from the coding sequence ATGGTCACCGCTCCCATCGATACCGCTCCATACTCTGAGGCTGCGCGGCGCATGCTGCGGCCGGAAGATTGCGCGCTTGCCGTCATCGACATTCAGGAAAAGCTGCTGCCGCCCATCTTTGAAAAAGAACGGTTGGTTCGCAACGCGCAATTGCTCGTCCGTCTGGCGGACATCCTGTCTCTGCCCATCGTGGTGAGTACGCAGTATGAAAAAGGTTTGGGCAAGACCGTGGACGAGATCAGTTCGCTGCTGCCCGACATGAGGCCTGTCGACAAGCTCGAGTTCGGCTGCTTTGGCAATGGCGAATACTGCTCGCAAGTGGGCAAGCTGGGGAACCGCACCACGCTGCTACTGTGCGGCATGGAATCGCACATTTGCGTCACTCAGACCGCGATTGGGGCCTTAAACCAGGGCTTGAACGTTCATGTCGCAGCAGACGCGGTGAGTTCTCGCACTGAATTGAACTGGAAGCTGGGCCTGAACCGCATGCAGGCCGCCGGCGCGGTGCTGTCGTCGACAGAGATGATGATCTACGAATTGCTGGGCAAGTCCGGCACTCCCGCATTTAAAGAGATGCTGAAGCACTTAAAGTAA
- a CDS encoding class I SAM-dependent methyltransferase: MASRRTRGNQCQRPAGLLGRFVLWNMNSRHSKVTDWGLSHISIDKHSTILDVGCGGGRTVNKLAAIASQGKVYGVDFSKESVAFASRINKQWIDSGRVEIREASVSQLPFSADVFNVVTAVETHFWWPDLVSDMREVLRVLKTGGALIIIAEVYKGANTVTAKLAEKYALLSGMKLLTANEHRELFTNAGYSDVQIIEEPNKGWICGIGKKTFRRQQNPSP, from the coding sequence ATGGCCAGCAGAAGAACACGGGGGAATCAGTGTCAAAGGCCGGCAGGATTGCTGGGCAGATTCGTCTTGTGGAACATGAATTCTCGGCACTCCAAAGTAACGGACTGGGGCTTGTCTCACATTTCGATCGACAAGCACTCAACCATACTCGACGTGGGCTGCGGTGGAGGCAGAACGGTAAATAAGTTAGCCGCCATCGCATCTCAGGGAAAGGTCTATGGAGTCGATTTTTCCAAAGAGAGCGTCGCCTTTGCCAGCAGAATAAATAAACAGTGGATCGATTCAGGCCGTGTCGAGATTCGGGAAGCGTCTGTTTCTCAATTGCCCTTTTCAGCGGACGTGTTCAATGTGGTAACGGCGGTGGAAACGCACTTCTGGTGGCCTGACTTGGTGTCTGACATGCGCGAAGTTTTAAGAGTTCTGAAGACCGGTGGCGCGCTCATCATTATCGCGGAAGTCTACAAAGGAGCGAACACCGTGACGGCAAAGCTTGCCGAGAAATACGCTCTATTGTCAGGTATGAAACTGCTGACCGCGAATGAACATCGCGAACTCTTCACAAATGCCGGTTACTCAGACGTTCAGATCATTGAGGAACCTAACAAAGGATGGATTTGCGGGATTGGCAAAAAAACCTTCCGCCGGCAGCAGAATCCTAGCCCGTGA